A single window of Fodinicurvata sp. EGI_FJ10296 DNA harbors:
- a CDS encoding histone deacetylase family protein, with translation MRTVYSKDHERQHGTAELNEGRMMPVVEMPRRAHTILARVREVGLGAIDAPTDHGTAPLGRIHSAPYLSFLESAWDEWSKLHGEIDAMPLNWLVRGLRQKEPRYIDGRIAFYAGDAGTPITAGTWRAATSSANVALTGVDIMQAGERTAFSLCRPPGHHASADVYNGYCFLNNAAIAAQAWRDAGADRVTILDVDYHHGNGTQAIFYDRGDVQVVSIHADPMEEYPYFLGHADERGVGAGEGANLNLPLPFGTDYARFGEALDTACAAVADFGPDVVVLSLGADTYKDDPISKFKLESDDFNRIGERIAGLALPTHFVMEGGYAVDALGVNVCNVLTAFEGALD, from the coding sequence ATGCGCACTGTCTATTCGAAGGATCACGAACGCCAGCACGGCACGGCCGAACTGAACGAGGGGCGCATGATGCCCGTCGTGGAGATGCCCCGGCGCGCCCACACCATCCTGGCCCGCGTCCGCGAGGTCGGGTTGGGCGCGATCGACGCTCCGACGGACCATGGCACGGCCCCACTCGGACGAATCCATTCGGCGCCGTATCTGTCGTTCCTGGAATCAGCCTGGGACGAATGGTCGAAGCTGCACGGCGAGATCGACGCCATGCCGCTGAACTGGCTCGTCCGGGGCCTCCGTCAGAAGGAGCCGCGCTACATTGACGGCCGGATCGCATTCTATGCCGGCGATGCAGGCACGCCGATCACAGCCGGCACCTGGCGGGCTGCAACGAGTTCGGCCAATGTTGCGCTGACGGGTGTCGACATCATGCAGGCGGGCGAACGCACCGCCTTCTCGCTGTGCCGGCCGCCCGGCCATCATGCTTCGGCGGATGTCTATAACGGGTACTGTTTTCTGAACAATGCCGCAATTGCGGCCCAGGCCTGGCGTGACGCCGGCGCGGATCGGGTGACGATCCTGGATGTCGACTATCATCACGGCAATGGCACCCAGGCCATATTTTATGACCGGGGCGATGTTCAGGTGGTTTCCATCCATGCCGATCCGATGGAGGAGTACCCCTATTTTCTCGGCCATGCCGACGAGCGCGGAGTCGGAGCGGGCGAGGGGGCCAACCTCAATCTGCCGCTGCCATTCGGTACCGACTACGCGCGTTTTGGCGAGGCCCTCGATACTGCCTGCGCCGCCGTTGCCGATTTCGGTCCCGACGTCGTGGTGTTGTCGCTGGGCGCCGATACCTACAAGGACGATCCGATCTCGAAATTCAAGCTGGAGAGCGATGATTTCAACCGGATCGGCGAGCGCATCGCCGGGTTGGCGCTGCCGACCCATTTCGTGATGGAAGGTGGCTATGCCGTGGACGCGCTGGGGGTCAATGTCTGCAACGTGCTGACGGCATTCGAAGGGGCCCTGGATTGA
- a CDS encoding metalloregulator ArsR/SmtB family transcription factor, producing MPTGAKTGESRLNEDQTIELADMFRLMADPTRLRIILACLHEAQSVSVMAEALGLSASLTSHHLRLLRAGRLIQSQRRGTRVYYLVSDAHIRRTLIDMVDHVAESAPEEDAENV from the coding sequence TTGCCCACTGGCGCCAAAACCGGCGAATCGCGCCTGAACGAAGACCAGACCATCGAACTGGCGGACATGTTCCGTCTGATGGCCGACCCGACGCGGCTGCGTATCATACTGGCCTGCCTGCACGAGGCCCAATCGGTCAGCGTTATGGCGGAGGCGCTGGGCCTGTCAGCGTCGCTGACCAGCCATCACCTGCGCCTGCTGCGCGCCGGCCGCCTCATCCAGTCGCAACGCCGGGGAACGCGGGTCTATTACCTCGTTTCCGATGCGCATATCCGCCGGACGCTGATCGACATGGTTGACCATGTCGCGGAATCGGCGCCCGAGGAGGACGCCGAAAACGTGTAA
- a CDS encoding HD domain-containing protein, with the protein MTDPNSGTPARTRPDRSRELPDEPEPTPVVPDRLTQIHEFLLFCDRYKRIERRNPLTDGSRPENDAEHTWHMALYALMLKDEIGADVDITRVLAMILVHDLVEIHAGDTFAYDAVGREGQAEREEAAATELFAMLPDDLRDRVWSWWREFETGDTAEAEFARALDRLQAFGQNVRSGGLAHREHGVSRTMTFDRMRPARRADDAIRLLVDRLYAEADGRPGYWLPERGAGK; encoded by the coding sequence ATGACCGACCCCAATTCCGGAACCCCGGCCCGAACCCGTCCCGACCGGTCCCGGGAACTACCCGACGAGCCCGAGCCGACGCCGGTAGTGCCCGATCGCCTGACGCAGATTCACGAGTTCCTGCTGTTCTGCGACCGCTACAAGCGGATCGAGCGGCGCAACCCGCTCACCGATGGTTCGCGCCCGGAAAACGACGCCGAGCATACGTGGCACATGGCCCTCTATGCCCTGATGCTCAAGGACGAGATCGGGGCCGATGTCGATATCACCCGCGTGCTGGCGATGATCCTGGTCCACGACCTGGTCGAGATCCACGCCGGAGACACATTCGCATACGACGCGGTCGGCCGGGAGGGTCAGGCTGAACGGGAAGAGGCGGCCGCGACAGAGCTTTTCGCCATGCTGCCCGACGACCTGCGCGACCGCGTCTGGTCCTGGTGGCGCGAGTTCGAAACCGGCGATACCGCCGAAGCGGAATTTGCGCGCGCATTGGACCGCCTGCAGGCCTTCGGGCAGAACGTCCGCTCCGGCGGTCTGGCGCATCGCGAGCATGGTGTCTCTCGTACCATGACGTTCGATCGCATGCGTCCGGCCCGGCGTGCCGACGACGCTATCCGACTGCTCGTCGACCGTCTCTATGCCGAAGCCGATGGTCGTCCGGGATATTGGCTGCCCGAGCGGGGTGCCGGGAAATGA
- a CDS encoding NUDIX domain-containing protein: MTRPAVRADEEAMSFLARSLMVARRRLLSLSTVPRIGVRLLAVSPDEHVLLVKHTYVSGWHLPGGGLKTGERADEGAIREAWEESGHRVGAVDGLLGLYANFGVGWSDHVAVYVSRDITADVDLPVRPPSRLEIAAAAMFNLDELPPDICGSSLRRIEEWRGRRPLARDW; encoded by the coding sequence TTGACAAGACCGGCTGTCCGCGCCGACGAAGAAGCCATGTCGTTTCTGGCGAGATCCCTGATGGTGGCCCGGCGCCGCCTGCTTTCCCTGTCGACGGTCCCCCGCATCGGGGTCCGGCTGCTCGCCGTGTCACCTGATGAGCATGTCCTGCTGGTCAAGCATACCTACGTGTCCGGCTGGCATCTGCCGGGCGGTGGCCTGAAGACCGGCGAGCGGGCGGACGAGGGCGCGATCCGGGAAGCATGGGAAGAGAGCGGCCACAGGGTCGGCGCAGTCGACGGGCTGCTCGGCCTCTATGCCAATTTCGGTGTCGGATGGTCGGATCATGTTGCCGTCTATGTCAGCCGCGATATCACGGCCGACGTCGATTTGCCCGTGCGGCCGCCGTCGCGGCTGGAAATCGCGGCCGCGGCCATGTTCAATCTGGACGAACTGCCGCCCGATATCTGCGGGTCGAGTCTGCGCCGGATCGAGGAATGGCGCGGGCGCCGGCCGCTGGCCAGAGACTGGTAG
- a CDS encoding amidase, with protein sequence MTDSTLPTDPALWPATAMVTAYRAGTLSPVEVVAACLRAVERDNGRLNAFNAVDADGACAAARKSEARWAAGRPIGPADGVPASVKDIVLAKGWPTLRGSRTTDPLQTWDEDSPVVAGLRDAGCILIGRTTTPEFGWKGVTDSPLTGITRNPWDDSKTPGGSSGGAAVAAACGMAALNVGTDGGGSVRIPAAFTGIFGLKPSFARIPVHPPSVFGSISHVGPMTRTVADAALMMQITARSDDRDWTRPPFPELDFTAALDRPMAKSRIGVVKTFNGHHVDPEIAALFDDAVEVFADLGADLRPVTLPFEGIEEIFRIHWHGAAAVAVGNIPEARRNLIDPGLRAIAEDGDRITKAEYIAAMNERARIGAAVNKLYRDIDLLLMPTIPIPAFEAGHDVPPDSAFGGWPDWTPFTPPFNLTQQPAATVPCGLTASGLPAGLQIVGPMHDDAAVMAASHAFEQARPFALPPRVTGR encoded by the coding sequence GTGACCGACAGCACGCTCCCCACCGATCCGGCTCTCTGGCCGGCAACGGCGATGGTGACCGCCTATCGCGCCGGAACGCTTTCCCCGGTCGAGGTCGTTGCTGCCTGCCTGCGCGCCGTCGAACGCGACAACGGCAGATTGAACGCCTTTAACGCGGTCGACGCCGACGGCGCCTGTGCCGCCGCCCGCAAAAGCGAGGCGCGGTGGGCGGCCGGCCGGCCGATCGGCCCCGCCGACGGCGTTCCGGCCTCGGTCAAGGATATCGTCCTGGCCAAGGGCTGGCCAACGCTCAGGGGGTCGCGGACAACGGACCCGCTTCAGACCTGGGACGAAGACAGCCCCGTGGTGGCTGGCCTTCGCGACGCCGGGTGCATTCTTATCGGTCGCACGACGACACCGGAATTCGGCTGGAAGGGTGTGACGGACTCGCCCCTGACGGGCATCACCCGCAATCCGTGGGATGACTCGAAGACACCGGGCGGTTCGTCCGGCGGTGCCGCCGTCGCGGCCGCCTGCGGCATGGCGGCGCTGAATGTCGGCACCGACGGCGGCGGCTCCGTGCGCATTCCGGCCGCATTCACCGGGATTTTCGGGCTCAAGCCGTCCTTCGCCCGGATTCCCGTCCATCCGCCGAGCGTGTTCGGCTCGATCTCGCATGTCGGGCCTATGACCCGGACGGTTGCCGACGCCGCATTGATGATGCAAATCACGGCGCGATCTGACGACCGCGACTGGACCCGCCCGCCGTTCCCTGAACTGGACTTCACCGCGGCGCTGGATCGGCCGATGGCCAAATCGCGCATCGGCGTCGTCAAGACGTTCAACGGCCACCATGTCGATCCGGAAATCGCGGCCCTGTTCGACGATGCCGTAGAGGTATTCGCCGATCTCGGCGCCGATCTCCGGCCGGTCACGCTGCCGTTCGAGGGGATCGAGGAAATCTTTCGCATTCACTGGCACGGCGCTGCCGCCGTCGCCGTGGGCAACATTCCCGAAGCGCGCCGCAACCTGATCGATCCCGGGCTGCGCGCCATCGCCGAAGACGGCGACCGGATCACAAAGGCCGAGTACATTGCTGCGATGAACGAGCGGGCCCGGATCGGCGCTGCCGTTAATAAGCTATACCGGGATATCGACCTGCTGCTGATGCCGACGATTCCGATACCGGCGTTCGAAGCCGGGCACGACGTGCCGCCGGACAGCGCCTTTGGCGGCTGGCCCGACTGGACGCCATTTACCCCGCCGTTCAACCTGACCCAGCAACCGGCGGCCACAGTGCCCTGCGGTCTGACCGCCAGCGGCCTGCCTGCCGGTCTTCAGATCGTCGGCCCGATGCACGACGATGCCGCCGTGATGGCCGCCAGCCATGCCTTCGAGCAGGCCCGGCCCTTTGCCCTGCCGCCGCGCGTCACCGGCCGTTGA
- a CDS encoding trimeric intracellular cation channel family protein, with protein sequence MGPIFFLDYVGVALFAATGALAASRQQLDIVGFLFLSAVTGIGGGTARDLILGVPVFWVEQPVFIPVCAATAVLVYFAAHLIESRHRLLLWLDAVALSAYGVFGAYKGLAVTDSATVAVVMGMITGTLGGILRDVLASQPSVLMRPEIYVAAAMAGAVTFVAVYGLGLPLILAAGSGFLVALGIRSGALYFGWTFPRYRSRPGRTPTEAADKE encoded by the coding sequence ATGGGTCCGATCTTTTTCCTGGACTATGTTGGCGTTGCTCTATTCGCCGCGACCGGCGCCCTTGCGGCGTCGCGCCAGCAACTCGACATCGTCGGCTTTCTGTTTCTCAGCGCCGTGACAGGTATTGGCGGGGGAACGGCGCGGGATCTGATTCTCGGCGTGCCGGTGTTCTGGGTCGAGCAGCCGGTCTTTATTCCGGTTTGCGCCGCAACAGCTGTCCTCGTCTATTTTGCAGCCCATCTGATTGAATCGCGGCACCGATTGCTGCTGTGGCTCGATGCCGTGGCTTTGTCGGCTTACGGCGTCTTCGGTGCTTACAAGGGGCTCGCGGTGACCGATTCCGCGACCGTGGCCGTGGTCATGGGCATGATCACCGGCACGTTGGGGGGAATACTGCGTGATGTGCTGGCCAGTCAGCCGTCGGTTCTCATGAGGCCGGAGATTTACGTGGCGGCTGCAATGGCCGGGGCGGTGACGTTTGTGGCGGTTTACGGCCTGGGCTTGCCGCTCATCCTCGCCGCCGGCTCCGGTTTTCTGGTCGCGCTCGGCATTCGCAGCGGTGCGCTGTATTTCGGCTGGACCTTTCCTCGCTACAGGTCTCGGCCGGGGCGAACCCCGACTGAAGCCGCCGACAAGGAATAA
- a CDS encoding cisplatin damage response ATP-dependent DNA ligase, with protein MKRFAALMEKLVFTPSRNGKLRHMAAYFRSTPDPDRGYALAALAGTLDFTGVKAGAIRSLATARIHPQLFAWSCDYVGDLAETVSLVWPDGPSDDAAGPETGPHDLSLSEVVETLRATSRRAAPSVVERWLDVLAPTQRFALLKLITGGLRVGVSARLAKTALTEAWHDADLAAIEEVWHGMEPPYIDLFAWLDGTADRPSIDDRAVFRPMMLANPLEEEDILRLDPADYRAEWKFDGIRVQLAARGGQRRLFSRTGDEIGAAFPDIVEAMTFDAVLDGELLVMTDGAVQSFNALQQRLNRKTVDAGLLQKHPAWVRVYDILMDEGADLRALPFDQRRARLQGWIERTAPARMDISPLIAFAGWDDLRVLRDSARDTGDEGLMLKHRESAYVAGRPKGPWFKWKRGALTLDTVLMYAQRGHGKRSSYYSDFTFGAWRPDPETGQDALVPVGKAYFGFTDAELTALDKWIRANTVRRYGPVREVPPGLVLEVAFDSIHPSTRHKSGLAMRFPRIHRIRWDKPAAEADRLETLRALVRD; from the coding sequence ATGAAGCGCTTCGCCGCCCTGATGGAGAAACTCGTCTTTACGCCATCGCGTAATGGAAAGCTGCGCCACATGGCGGCCTATTTCCGCTCGACCCCGGACCCCGACCGTGGTTATGCGCTTGCGGCGCTGGCCGGTACGCTCGACTTTACCGGCGTCAAGGCGGGTGCGATCCGCAGTCTGGCGACGGCGCGCATTCATCCGCAGCTGTTCGCGTGGTCTTGCGACTATGTTGGCGATCTGGCGGAAACCGTGTCGCTGGTCTGGCCCGATGGCCCGTCGGACGACGCGGCGGGGCCGGAGACCGGGCCGCACGATCTGAGCCTGTCAGAAGTCGTGGAAACGCTGCGCGCGACCAGCCGCCGTGCGGCGCCGTCGGTCGTCGAGAGATGGCTGGATGTGCTGGCGCCGACGCAGCGCTTTGCCCTGCTCAAGCTGATCACCGGCGGCCTGCGGGTCGGCGTGTCGGCGCGGCTGGCCAAGACGGCGCTGACCGAAGCCTGGCACGACGCCGATCTGGCGGCGATCGAGGAAGTCTGGCACGGCATGGAGCCGCCCTATATCGACCTGTTCGCCTGGCTGGACGGAACCGCAGACCGGCCCAGCATCGACGACCGCGCCGTTTTCCGGCCCATGATGCTGGCCAATCCGCTGGAAGAAGAGGACATCCTGCGTCTCGATCCGGCCGATTATCGGGCCGAATGGAAGTTCGACGGCATCCGCGTCCAACTTGCCGCACGGGGCGGGCAGCGACGCCTGTTCTCGCGCACGGGCGATGAGATCGGCGCCGCCTTTCCCGATATCGTCGAGGCCATGACCTTCGATGCCGTGCTCGACGGCGAATTGCTCGTCATGACCGATGGCGCGGTGCAGAGCTTCAACGCCCTCCAGCAGCGTCTCAATCGCAAGACGGTCGATGCCGGTCTGCTGCAGAAGCACCCGGCCTGGGTGCGCGTCTACGACATCCTCATGGACGAGGGCGCTGATTTGCGCGCGTTGCCGTTCGACCAGCGGCGCGCGCGGCTCCAGGGCTGGATCGAACGAACGGCACCGGCGCGGATGGATATTTCGCCGCTGATCGCGTTCGCCGGCTGGGACGATCTGCGGGTGCTGCGCGACAGCGCCCGCGACACCGGCGACGAAGGGCTGATGCTGAAGCACCGCGAGAGCGCCTATGTCGCCGGCCGGCCCAAGGGGCCGTGGTTCAAGTGGAAGCGCGGTGCGCTGACGCTGGATACCGTGCTGATGTATGCCCAGCGCGGCCATGGCAAGCGGTCGAGCTATTATTCCGATTTCACCTTTGGTGCCTGGCGCCCGGACCCCGAGACCGGCCAGGACGCGCTGGTCCCGGTGGGCAAGGCGTATTTCGGTTTCACCGATGCCGAACTGACCGCGCTGGACAAATGGATCCGTGCCAATACGGTGCGCCGCTATGGTCCGGTGCGCGAGGTGCCGCCGGGGCTGGTGCTCGAAGTCGCGTTCGACAGCATCCATCCGTCCACCCGCCACAAATCCGGTCTGGCGATGCGCTTTCCGCGTATTCACCGCATCCGCTGGGACAAGCCGGCGGCCGAGGCTGATCGGCTGGAAACGCTGCGGGCGCTGGTCCGGGATTAG
- a CDS encoding ligase-associated DNA damage response exonuclease — translation MEVRPEGLYCRPGAFYIDPSRAVDRALITHGHADHARPGHRNVLATPETLAIMRVRYAERAGERLQPAVYGDPMTIGGVSVRFVPAGHVLGSAQIVLEYAGARVVVSGDYKRGDDPTCTPFEPVPCDVFVTEATFGLPVFRHPDPAGEIKRLLESMALFPERSHALGTYGLGKTQRVIALLRRAGYDRTIYLHGALVALCALYEQFGVPLGAVAPATGMKKADLARELVLAPPSAIADRWARRLADPVVAAASGWMRVRQRAKQGGVELPLIISDHADWNELLRTIDEVEASEVWVTHGREEALILAVELQGRVGRALNLLGYDEESGE, via the coding sequence ATGGAGGTACGCCCGGAGGGTCTCTATTGTCGGCCAGGTGCGTTCTATATCGATCCGTCGCGCGCCGTCGACCGGGCCCTGATCACGCACGGGCATGCCGATCACGCCCGGCCCGGGCACCGCAACGTGCTGGCAACGCCGGAGACGCTTGCCATCATGAGGGTGCGCTATGCCGAAAGGGCCGGAGAGCGGCTGCAGCCGGCGGTCTATGGCGACCCCATGACCATCGGCGGCGTCAGTGTCCGCTTCGTTCCGGCGGGTCACGTCCTGGGCAGCGCGCAGATCGTCCTGGAATACGCGGGCGCACGGGTCGTCGTGTCCGGCGACTACAAGCGCGGCGACGACCCGACCTGCACCCCGTTCGAACCGGTGCCGTGCGACGTGTTCGTGACCGAGGCGACATTCGGTCTGCCGGTCTTCCGCCATCCCGATCCGGCGGGCGAAATTAAACGCCTGCTGGAGTCCATGGCGCTGTTTCCCGAACGCAGCCATGCCCTCGGCACCTATGGACTGGGCAAGACGCAGCGTGTCATCGCCCTTTTGCGCCGTGCGGGCTATGACCGGACGATCTATCTGCACGGGGCGCTGGTGGCGCTGTGCGCGCTTTATGAACAGTTCGGCGTGCCGTTGGGGGCCGTGGCGCCGGCAACCGGCATGAAAAAGGCCGATCTGGCGCGGGAACTGGTTCTGGCGCCGCCATCGGCGATTGCCGACCGCTGGGCGCGACGGCTTGCCGATCCGGTCGTGGCGGCGGCGTCGGGCTGGATGCGCGTTCGTCAGCGGGCAAAACAGGGCGGTGTCGAACTGCCCCTGATCATTTCCGACCACGCCGACTGGAATGAGTTGCTGCGCACGATCGACGAGGTCGAAGCCAGTGAGGTCTGGGTCACCCATGGCCGGGAAGAGGCCCTGATTCTGGCGGTCGAACTGCAGGGGCGGGTCGGGCGGGCGCTCAACCTGCTCGGCTATGATGAGGAGAGTGGCGAATGA
- a CDS encoding PfkB family carbohydrate kinase encodes MLCLGAAHIDETITATGPIRSGTSNPCEIATSCGGVAFNVAVGLGCLGHPVALCAPIGHDGDGERLRQRAAEANVAGDCLITRTERPTGRYVAALDPSGNLTYGFADTRLCETLTPGDLEPIIANRRDDRVWFIDTNLPEPVLSMLAARCPPQTCLIADSVSVAKAPRAACLVGRVTILRTNRAEAEAILERPGVPLVSLARALADRMAASIVLTDGAHGTVVVAGSGERAPAWLVPAPSVTTVDVTGAGDAATVGMIHGLAMGLQLADAAVVGHAAAAVVLCRSGAGFDAVTPALLADNAARVMPYLAL; translated from the coding sequence ATGCTGTGCCTCGGCGCCGCCCATATCGATGAAACCATTACGGCGACCGGACCCATTCGGTCCGGAACCTCCAATCCATGCGAAATCGCGACATCCTGCGGCGGCGTGGCATTCAACGTGGCAGTCGGGCTGGGATGCCTCGGCCATCCGGTCGCGCTATGCGCCCCCATCGGCCACGATGGCGACGGCGAGCGCCTTCGCCAGCGCGCGGCCGAAGCCAACGTCGCCGGCGACTGCCTGATAACCCGCACCGAACGGCCGACCGGGCGCTATGTCGCCGCGCTCGACCCCTCCGGCAATCTGACCTATGGCTTTGCCGACACGCGCCTGTGCGAAACCCTGACCCCTGGCGATCTGGAGCCGATTATCGCCAACCGACGCGATGACCGCGTCTGGTTCATCGATACCAATCTGCCGGAACCGGTATTGTCGATGCTGGCGGCCCGGTGTCCGCCACAGACCTGCCTGATCGCCGATTCCGTGTCGGTGGCGAAGGCGCCGCGGGCCGCCTGCCTCGTCGGACGCGTCACCATCCTGCGCACCAACCGTGCCGAAGCCGAGGCCATACTTGAACGCCCGGGCGTTCCCCTGGTTTCGCTGGCCCGCGCGCTGGCCGACCGCATGGCGGCCTCGATCGTTCTGACCGACGGCGCCCACGGTACCGTCGTCGTCGCCGGATCGGGCGAGCGGGCGCCGGCCTGGCTGGTCCCGGCGCCCAGCGTTACGACGGTCGACGTCACCGGGGCAGGAGACGCCGCTACGGTCGGAATGATCCACGGATTGGCCATGGGGCTGCAACTGGCCGACGCTGCGGTCGTCGGGCATGCCGCTGCCGCCGTCGTCCTTTGCCGGTCCGGGGCCGGCTTCGACGCCGTGACACCCGCGCTGCTGGCTGACAATGCGGCGAGGGTTATGCCATATCTTGCGCTCTGA
- a CDS encoding pseudouridine-5'-phosphate glycosidase — MQTRFRKSDTRADPALDLVDMTPEVAEAIAIGGPVVALESTIIAHGMPYPDNLATGRMLEQTVRDSGGVPATVAVLDGRLKLGLTPDMLERIATDPAIAKASRRDLPILMARGGSGATTVAATMIVAGLASVRVFATGAIGGVHRGAEASFDISADLQELASTPVAVVCAGAKSILDLPKTLEYLETHGVPVLGYGTDVFPAFYCTDSGLGCDARCDTPDEIAAILAHQDHLGYRQGTVIANPIPAADAIDPATVDAAINNALAEAELKGIKGKETTPFLLSRVVDATGGASLKANIALARNNAALAGRIATAYAAP; from the coding sequence ATGCAAACCCGATTCCGCAAGTCTGATACCCGTGCCGACCCCGCACTCGACCTTGTCGACATGACGCCGGAAGTTGCAGAGGCGATCGCCATTGGCGGCCCGGTCGTGGCGCTGGAAAGCACCATCATCGCCCACGGCATGCCCTATCCCGACAATCTCGCCACCGGCCGGATGCTGGAGCAAACCGTCCGCGACAGCGGCGGTGTGCCGGCCACAGTCGCGGTGCTCGACGGGCGCCTCAAGCTGGGCCTGACACCGGACATGCTCGAACGCATCGCCACGGATCCGGCTATCGCGAAAGCCAGCCGGCGCGATCTGCCGATCCTGATGGCGCGGGGCGGCAGCGGCGCAACGACCGTGGCGGCCACGATGATCGTTGCCGGGCTCGCCAGTGTGCGCGTCTTTGCCACCGGCGCCATTGGCGGCGTCCATCGCGGGGCAGAAGCCAGCTTCGACATATCCGCCGATCTTCAGGAACTGGCGTCCACGCCCGTGGCCGTCGTCTGTGCCGGCGCGAAATCGATCCTGGATCTGCCGAAGACGCTCGAATATCTGGAAACTCACGGCGTGCCGGTTCTGGGTTATGGCACAGACGTCTTCCCGGCATTCTATTGCACCGACAGCGGGCTTGGCTGCGACGCCCGATGCGACACGCCAGACGAGATCGCGGCAATTCTGGCCCATCAGGATCATCTGGGCTACCGGCAGGGCACCGTTATCGCGAACCCGATACCGGCGGCCGACGCCATCGACCCGGCGACCGTCGACGCCGCAATCAACAACGCCCTGGCCGAAGCCGAACTGAAGGGGATCAAGGGCAAGGAAACCACGCCCTTTTTGCTGTCCCGTGTCGTCGACGCCACCGGCGGTGCCAGCCTGAAGGCCAATATTGCTTTGGCCCGAAACAATGCCGCCCTCGCCGGACGCATTGCAACCGCCTATGCCGCCCCGTAG
- a CDS encoding VOC family protein → MREGAVADTGHHDRTENDRRIDNIEFVVGDIDRSKAFYQAAFGWTFTDYGPTYCEFSDGRLTGGFTTDGRVMPGGPLVILYGADLEGMQAQVEAAGGTIVKPIFSFPGGRRFQFTDPDGYELSVWSDR, encoded by the coding sequence ATGAGAGAGGGCGCCGTGGCTGATACCGGACATCACGACAGAACGGAGAACGACCGGCGAATCGACAACATCGAGTTCGTCGTCGGCGACATCGACCGGTCGAAGGCCTTCTATCAAGCGGCATTCGGGTGGACATTCACCGATTACGGCCCGACCTATTGCGAATTTTCTGATGGACGGCTGACAGGCGGGTTTACCACCGACGGCCGGGTCATGCCGGGCGGGCCGCTGGTCATCCTCTACGGCGCCGATCTGGAAGGTATGCAGGCGCAGGTGGAAGCCGCGGGCGGGACGATCGTCAAGCCGATCTTTTCGTTTCCCGGTGGCCGGCGGTTCCAGTTCACCGATCCGGATGGGTACGAGCTGTCGGTCTGGTCGGATCGCTGA
- a CDS encoding 2-phosphosulfolactate phosphatase, translated as MAKSTLEIRCDWGADGVAALAPYTDVFIVVDVLLATTAIDQAVSQGAAVIPFLYRADTADVFAKGQRAFLARPKEAADTGTYSDLPSSLVGLAPGVRLALPAADVAAIVRAASTTGEEVQPTVLAGCLRNAGAVADTARRMGRRISIICAGERWPRGGLRPAVEDLLGAGAIAHRLEGSQSPEALAARAAFRAAWDSLPRSLAGSATGYSLCRSGYTQDVTDAAALNVSPYTPVFIDGVFRAAEW; from the coding sequence GTGGCGAAATCGACGCTTGAAATCCGGTGCGACTGGGGAGCCGACGGCGTTGCCGCGCTCGCGCCCTATACGGACGTCTTCATCGTTGTCGACGTCCTGCTCGCCACCACGGCCATCGATCAGGCGGTCTCTCAGGGCGCGGCGGTGATTCCGTTCCTGTACCGCGCCGACACCGCGGATGTGTTCGCCAAGGGCCAGCGCGCCTTCCTTGCCCGGCCGAAAGAGGCCGCCGATACCGGTACATACAGCGACTTGCCGTCATCCCTTGTCGGTCTGGCCCCCGGCGTTCGTCTGGCGCTGCCGGCCGCCGACGTCGCGGCGATCGTCCGGGCGGCCTCGACCACGGGCGAGGAGGTGCAGCCGACGGTGCTGGCCGGCTGTCTTCGCAATGCCGGCGCGGTCGCCGATACGGCACGCCGGATGGGGCGACGGATATCGATCATCTGCGCGGGCGAGCGGTGGCCACGCGGCGGATTGCGGCCGGCTGTCGAAGATCTGCTTGGCGCGGGCGCTATCGCGCACCGGCTGGAAGGCTCGCAATCGCCGGAAGCCCTGGCAGCGCGGGCCGCGTTTCGGGCGGCCTGGGACAGTCTTCCACGATCGCTGGCCGGATCGGCGACGGGATATTCGCTCTGCCGCTCGGGCTATACCCAGGACGTGACCGATGCGGCCGCGCTGAATGTCAGCCCCTATACGCCGGTATTCATCGACGGCGTTTTTCGCGCTGCCGAGTGGTAG